Proteins encoded in a region of the Ralstonia pseudosolanacearum genome:
- a CDS encoding TIM barrel protein, which translates to MTMKIGCAPCCWGVDDVRNPHLPPWRRVLSEASQAGYSGIELGPYGYLPLEADVVRAELDARGLSITAGTIFDDLVSPENLPSLLRQTREICALIRQLPPLPTQAGQRYPAPYLVVMDWGHPERDYAAGHPDRAPRLSDAQWAGMVEHIRQIAEVARDAFGVRAVIHPHAGGYLEFDDEIDRIVADIPAEAAGLCLDTGHLYYSGMDPASWLCRHAARLDYVHFKDIDLPTYRQVLGERIAFFDACARGVMCPIGQGVLDYPAIKRTLEALGYAGYITIEQERDPRNAGSSLRDVAASREFLATVGFA; encoded by the coding sequence CCCGCACCTGCCGCCCTGGCGCCGGGTGCTGTCCGAAGCGTCCCAGGCGGGCTACTCGGGCATCGAGCTCGGGCCTTACGGCTATCTCCCGCTGGAGGCGGATGTCGTGCGGGCCGAGCTGGATGCGCGGGGCCTGAGCATCACGGCCGGCACGATCTTCGACGACCTGGTGTCGCCGGAGAATCTGCCGAGCCTGCTGCGCCAGACGCGCGAGATCTGCGCGCTGATCCGGCAGCTGCCGCCATTGCCGACCCAGGCCGGTCAGCGTTATCCCGCGCCGTACCTCGTGGTGATGGACTGGGGGCACCCGGAGCGCGACTACGCGGCAGGCCATCCGGACCGCGCGCCGCGGCTGTCCGACGCGCAGTGGGCGGGCATGGTCGAACACATCCGGCAGATCGCGGAGGTGGCCCGCGACGCGTTCGGCGTGCGCGCGGTCATCCACCCGCATGCCGGCGGCTATCTCGAATTCGACGACGAGATCGACCGAATCGTCGCCGATATTCCTGCTGAGGCGGCCGGGCTGTGCCTCGATACGGGGCACCTCTACTACTCCGGCATGGACCCCGCGAGCTGGCTGTGCCGGCATGCCGCGCGCCTCGATTACGTGCACTTCAAGGACATCGATCTGCCGACCTACCGGCAGGTGCTGGGCGAACGGATCGCCTTCTTCGATGCCTGCGCGCGCGGCGTGATGTGCCCGATCGGCCAGGGTGTGCTGGATTACCCGGCCATCAAGCGCACGCTGGAAGCGTTGGGCTACGCCGGCTACATCACGATCGAGCAGGAGCGCGATCCACGCAACGCCGGCTCCAGCCTGCGCGATGTGGCGGCGAGCCGTGAATTTCTCGCCACGGTGGGTTTTGCCTGA